A genomic stretch from Schistosoma haematobium chromosome 2, whole genome shotgun sequence includes:
- the ZPR1_1 gene encoding nucleolar zinc-finger protein (EggNog:ENOG410V54A~COG:S~BUSCO:EOG091G07KC), translated as MIKELSAADEESEPLTIESLCTRCLHNGTTILMITKISYFREVVVSSFSCPHCGYENRSLIPASQVQDKGQRITFKANNVKDMNRRVVIPVGSTVSIPEYDSSFPFSDGVVSTIEGIITGFIDNLNSLQPERKEIQPDLALKIEKFIDQLRTLLKVDKPFSLVIDDPSGNGFIENYLAPNDDPQIEIETYVRTPEQNELLGLQSQPVEPLDDNVTDPNTTQEESNSETSKIEKDEVLLLNVNCPSCNALTENKMKVVDIPHFKEVILMAINCPACGYRDCEVRSGGGISPKGRHYKLRITNIYDLSRDILVSETAAIKLPEIDFESIGGTLGGRFTTIEGLLVAVSKQLVSTNPFIVGDSSTPEETTGKLGSIINQIKEITSGNKLNVLFELKDPSGNSYIQNLYAPDPDPELEMIEYERSEEENELLGLKDMKTEGYETTDT; from the exons ATGATAAAAGAACTAAGTGCTGCTGATGAGGAGTCTGAGCCTCTAACAATCGAGAGCTTGTGCACTAGATGCTTACATAAC GGCACAACGATTCTTATGATAACAAAAATTTCATATTTTAGAGAGGTTGTTGTCTCATCCTTCAGTTGTCCTCACTGTGGTTATGAGAATCGGTCTCTTATTCCAGCTTCACAAGTTCAAGATAAGGGACAACGTATAACATTCAAAGCTAACAACGTGAAAGATATGAACAGACGTGTTGTTATACCAGTAGGTTCAACAGTGAGCATTCCTGAATATGATTCCTCATTTCCTTTTTCTGATGGAG TTGTATCAACAATTGAAGGAATTATAACAGGATTCATAGATAATCTGAATAGTTTACAACCTGAAAGAAAG GAAATTCAACCTGATTTAGCGTTGAAAATCGAAAAGTTTATCGATCAGTTGCGTACTTTGCTAAAGGTGGACAAGCCATTCTCACTT GTTATAGATGATCCATCAGGAAATGGATTCATTGAAAATTACTTAGCTCCAAATGACGACCCGCAAATTGAAATTGAAACATATGTACGCACTCCAGAACAGAACGAATTACTTGGTCTTCAATCTCAACCAGTTGAACCACTGGATGATAACGTAACTGATCCTAATACAACCCAGGAA gaATCAAATAGTGAAACCTCAAAAATCGAAAAAGACGAAGTTCTGTTATTAAATGTCAACTGTCCATCGTGCAATGCTCttactgaaaataaaatgaaagttgTTG ATATTCCTCATTTCAAAGAGGTAATACTGATGGCAATCAACTGCCCAGCATGTGGTTATAGGGATTGTGAAGTTCGTTCCGGTGGTGGAATTTCACCAAAAGGCAGACATTACAAACTACGAATTACAAATATATACGATTTATCACGGGATATTTTGGTGTCGGAAACTGCAGCTATTAAACTACCCGAAATTGATTTCGAGTCTATCGGCGGTACTCTTGGTGGAAGATTTACAACAATAGAAGGTCTTTTAGTGGCCGTGAGCAAACAA TTAGTCAGTACTAATCCTTTTATCGTTGGGGATAGTAGTACTCCAGAAGAGACAACAGGCAAGTTGGGATCAATCATCAACCAAATAAAAGAG attACATCTGGTAATAAACTCAATGTACTATTTGAACTAAAAGATCCTTCTGGAAATAGTTATATTCAG
- the ZPR1_1 gene encoding nucleolar zinc-finger protein, variant 3 (EggNog:ENOG410V54A~COG:S), with protein MITKISYFREVVVSSFSCPHCGYENRSLIPASQVQDKGQRITFKANNVKDMNRRVVIPVGSTVSIPEYDSSFPFSDGVVSTIEGIITGFIDNLNSLQPERKEIQPDLALKIEKFIDQLRTLLKVDKPFSLVIDDPSGNGFIENYLAPNDDPQIEIETYVRTPEQNELLGLQSQPVEPLDDNVTDPNTTQELIYCCYYYYYYFYRNQIVKPQKSKKTKFCY; from the exons ATGATAACAAAAATTTCATATTTTAGAGAGGTTGTTGTCTCATCCTTCAGTTGTCCTCACTGTGGTTATGAGAATCGGTCTCTTATTCCAGCTTCACAAGTTCAAGATAAGGGACAACGTATAACATTCAAAGCTAACAACGTGAAAGATATGAACAGACGTGTTGTTATACCAGTAGGTTCAACAGTGAGCATTCCTGAATATGATTCCTCATTTCCTTTTTCTGATGGAG TTGTATCAACAATTGAAGGAATTATAACAGGATTCATAGATAATCTGAATAGTTTACAACCTGAAAGAAAG GAAATTCAACCTGATTTAGCGTTGAAAATCGAAAAGTTTATCGATCAGTTGCGTACTTTGCTAAAGGTGGACAAGCCATTCTCACTT GTTATAGATGATCCATCAGGAAATGGATTCATTGAAAATTACTTAGCTCCAAATGACGACCCGCAAATTGAAATTGAAACATATGTACGCACTCCAGAACAGAACGAATTACTTGGTCTTCAATCTCAACCAGTTGAACCACTGGATGATAACGTAACTGATCCTAATACAACCCAGGAA ttgatttattgttgttattattattattattatttttataggaATCAAATAGTGAAACCTCAAAAATCGAAAAAGACGAAGTTCTGTTATTAA